One genomic window of Candidatus Krumholzibacteriota bacterium includes the following:
- a CDS encoding DUF3536 domain-containing protein, producing MERGDGRRFLVIHGHFYQPPRENPWTERIDRQEGAAPWQDWNEKIAAECYEPNTVSRRLDGYGRITSIVDNYRRISFNFGPTLFSWIEANHPDLLRRIAEADRASAEANGGHGNAIAQAWGHVIMPLACRRDQETQLRWGVRDFERRFGRSPEGIWLPETAINDTTLELVAAHGFRFVVLSPYQALSIRPLGRGGRWKEVADGSIPTGRAYRCFAGGTRRGPSVDVFFYDAPLATDVSFNHLLRNGDRFADAVDAAYARTGGDLVVVATDGEVYGHHEPFADMALSYLVEHAAAERGIELVNFGRYLDEHETAWEVRLKPGRDGEGTAWSCSHGVGRWKEDCGCNTGASPGWNQRWRAPLRRGLDRLRDFLGGIFSSEAAGLLADPWQARDEYIDLLLDRSPEHAARFVDERAVRPLNDDERSRALALLEMQRHAMLMFTSCGWFFNDISGIETIQILRYAARAIELAGERHREHLEAVLLDELARAQSNVSRAGTGADVYRRARDGARVGAADVVGHHAILADLFGLNEASRLFNHDILPIDTSAQAVGDDRLVAGTVELRSSITLERSRWAYLLLAESLPSIECRLRLLQDGEETPAAATILGETAPAAGGSPRAALDAFGGRRFLLRHLSAEERLRALRHLTRRRMDVLVERFAGVYEENRDLLRLLHRASIEPPDSLLATSRAVLSSQLAGALASWDRSLSPAGLDTVAAIAGEAADCGIPLDLSPAADRVSELVAETIRSLGDGRGGVAALRSFLAAGDTIGLVLDDRGIQNALYPLIEEFRERLATASLAGEADLAAAADLLAIAERFNFDVDAMRERLG from the coding sequence ATGGAGCGCGGCGACGGCAGACGCTTCCTCGTGATCCACGGCCATTTCTACCAGCCGCCGCGGGAGAACCCGTGGACCGAGCGGATCGACCGCCAGGAGGGGGCCGCGCCCTGGCAAGACTGGAACGAAAAGATCGCAGCCGAGTGCTACGAGCCGAACACCGTCTCGCGCCGTCTCGACGGCTACGGCCGGATCACCTCCATCGTGGACAACTACCGCCGCATCTCCTTCAACTTCGGCCCGACGCTTTTCTCGTGGATCGAGGCGAACCACCCCGACCTCCTCCGGCGGATCGCCGAGGCGGACCGGGCGAGCGCGGAGGCGAACGGCGGGCACGGCAACGCGATCGCGCAGGCATGGGGACACGTCATCATGCCCCTCGCCTGCCGGCGCGACCAGGAGACGCAGCTCCGCTGGGGCGTCCGCGACTTCGAGCGCCGCTTCGGCCGCTCTCCCGAGGGGATCTGGCTTCCCGAGACGGCGATCAACGATACGACCCTCGAACTCGTCGCCGCACACGGTTTCCGCTTCGTCGTCCTCTCCCCCTACCAGGCGCTGTCGATCCGCCCCCTCGGGCGCGGCGGCCGATGGAAGGAGGTTGCCGACGGATCGATCCCCACGGGGCGGGCCTACCGCTGCTTCGCCGGCGGAACGCGGCGCGGGCCCTCGGTCGACGTCTTCTTCTACGACGCGCCGCTCGCCACCGACGTGAGCTTCAACCACCTCCTGCGCAACGGCGACCGCTTCGCCGACGCCGTCGACGCCGCCTACGCGCGTACGGGCGGCGACCTCGTCGTCGTCGCCACCGACGGCGAGGTCTACGGCCACCACGAGCCCTTCGCCGATATGGCCCTCTCCTACCTCGTCGAGCATGCCGCCGCCGAGCGCGGGATCGAGCTGGTCAACTTCGGCCGCTACCTCGACGAGCACGAGACCGCCTGGGAGGTGCGTCTCAAGCCGGGGCGCGACGGCGAGGGGACGGCGTGGTCCTGCTCGCACGGCGTCGGGCGCTGGAAGGAGGATTGCGGCTGCAACACCGGGGCATCCCCCGGCTGGAACCAGCGGTGGCGCGCGCCGCTGCGCCGGGGTCTCGACCGGCTCCGCGATTTCCTCGGCGGCATCTTCTCCTCCGAGGCAGCCGGGCTCCTCGCCGATCCGTGGCAGGCCCGCGACGAGTACATCGATCTCCTCCTCGACCGGTCGCCGGAACACGCGGCGCGCTTCGTCGACGAGCGCGCCGTGCGCCCGCTGAACGACGACGAGCGTTCGCGCGCCCTCGCGCTGCTCGAGATGCAGCGGCACGCGATGCTGATGTTCACCTCGTGCGGATGGTTCTTCAACGACATCTCGGGGATCGAGACGATCCAGATCCTGCGCTACGCGGCCCGCGCGATCGAGCTGGCCGGCGAGCGGCACCGCGAGCATCTCGAGGCGGTCCTCCTCGACGAGCTGGCCCGTGCGCAGAGCAACGTGTCGCGCGCGGGGACGGGTGCCGACGTCTACCGCAGGGCGCGCGACGGGGCCCGCGTGGGCGCGGCCGACGTCGTCGGGCATCACGCGATCCTCGCCGACCTCTTCGGTTTAAACGAGGCGAGTCGCCTCTTCAACCACGACATCCTCCCGATCGACACGTCCGCGCAGGCCGTCGGCGATGACCGCCTCGTGGCCGGAACGGTCGAGCTCCGCTCGTCGATCACGCTCGAGCGGAGCCGATGGGCGTACCTCCTGCTCGCCGAGTCTCTCCCGTCCATCGAATGCCGGCTCCGGCTTCTCCAGGACGGCGAGGAGACGCCGGCGGCGGCGACGATCCTCGGGGAAACGGCGCCGGCGGCGGGCGGATCGCCGCGGGCGGCCCTCGACGCCTTCGGCGGCCGGCGATTCCTTCTGCGCCACCTCTCCGCGGAAGAGCGCCTGCGCGCCCTCCGCCACCTGACCCGCCGCCGCATGGACGTCCTCGTGGAACGGTTCGCCGGCGTCTACGAGGAGAACCGCGACCTGCTGCGGCTGCTTCACCGCGCATCGATCGAGCCGCCCGACTCCCTGCTCGCCACGTCGCGCGCCGTCCTCTCCTCGCAACTCGCCGGCGCCCTCGCCTCCTGGGACCGCTCGCTCAGCCCGGCCGGTCTCGACACCGTCGCCGCGATCGCCGGGGAGGCGGCCGACTGCGGCATCCCGCTCGACCTCTCCCCCGCCGCCGACCGCGTGAGCGAGCTCGTCGCCGAAACGATCCGCTCGCTCGGCGACGGCCGCGGCGGCGTCGCGGCGCTCCGCTCTTTCCTCGCCGCGGGGGACACGATCGGCCTCGTGCTCGACGACCGCGGCATCCAGAACGCGCTGTACCCCCTCATCGAGGAATTCCGCGAGCGCCTCGCGACGGCGTCGCTTGCCGGAGAGGCTGACCTGGCCGCCGCCGCCGATCTCCTCGCCATCGCCGAGCGTTTCAACTTCGACGTCGACGCAATGCGGGAACGGCTTGGGTAA
- the ald gene encoding alanine dehydrogenase: protein MIIGLPKEIKNHEYRVALLPVGVETLRKHGHKVLVQKNAGVGSGFADAEYRAAGATMVASAKDIFKRADMIIKVKEPQPVEVRMIRKGQIVFTYFHFAADRALTDGMIKSGAISIAYETMIEKDGSLPLLTPMSEVAGRMAIQEGAKYLERPMGGLGLLLGGVPGVEPASVVILGGGVVGTEAAKMAAGLGASVTILDIDLERLRYLDDVMPANVTTLMSNPANIRRKIAEADLLVGAVLIRGAKAPKLVTRGMLKLMKNGSVIVDVAVDQGGCIETIKPTTHSDPTYVINDVVHYGVANMPGAVCRTSTLALTNATLPYAVEIANKGWEEAAKKNPAIWTGVNILDGQVTDPAVARAFRMKYVPLDSLI, encoded by the coding sequence ATGATTATCGGTCTTCCGAAGGAGATCAAGAACCACGAGTACCGCGTGGCCCTGCTCCCGGTGGGCGTGGAGACGCTCAGGAAGCACGGCCACAAGGTCCTCGTACAGAAGAACGCCGGTGTCGGCAGCGGGTTCGCCGACGCCGAGTACCGCGCCGCGGGCGCGACGATGGTCGCCTCGGCGAAGGACATCTTCAAGCGGGCCGACATGATCATCAAGGTCAAGGAGCCGCAGCCGGTCGAGGTCAGGATGATCCGCAAGGGCCAGATCGTCTTCACATATTTCCACTTCGCCGCGGACCGCGCGCTCACCGACGGCATGATCAAGTCCGGCGCGATCTCGATCGCCTACGAGACGATGATCGAGAAGGACGGCTCGCTGCCGCTGCTCACCCCGATGAGCGAGGTGGCCGGCCGGATGGCGATCCAGGAAGGGGCCAAGTACCTCGAGCGCCCGATGGGCGGGCTCGGCCTGCTCCTCGGCGGCGTTCCCGGCGTCGAGCCGGCCAGCGTCGTCATCCTCGGCGGCGGCGTCGTCGGCACCGAGGCGGCGAAGATGGCCGCCGGCCTCGGCGCGAGCGTCACGATCCTCGACATCGACCTCGAGCGCCTGCGCTACCTCGACGACGTGATGCCGGCGAACGTGACCACGCTCATGTCGAACCCCGCGAACATCCGCCGCAAGATCGCCGAGGCCGACCTGCTCGTGGGAGCCGTCCTCATCCGGGGCGCGAAGGCGCCGAAGCTCGTCACCCGCGGCATGCTGAAGCTCATGAAGAACGGGTCCGTGATCGTCGACGTCGCCGTCGACCAGGGCGGCTGCATCGAGACGATCAAGCCGACCACCCATTCCGACCCCACCTACGTGATCAACGACGTCGTCCATTACGGCGTGGCGAACATGCCCGGCGCCGTCTGCCGGACGAGCACGCTGGCCCTGACCAACGCCACCCTCCCCTACGCGGTCGAGATCGCGAACAAGGGCTGGGAAGAGGCCGCGAAGAAGAACCCGGCGATCTGGACCGGCGTGAACATCCTCGACGGCCAGGTCACCGACCCCGCCGTCGCCCGGGCCTTCCGCATGAAGTACGTGCCGCTCGATTCCCTCATCTAG
- a CDS encoding DUF3078 domain-containing protein, with product MMRTLAILAIAILIAAAPAGAEPWKKSVEANLTLTQNAYSDNWVGGETGAISWAFTSVSLFEKQLGDLMHSGNTLKLQFGQTHNQDVETKNWSRPAKSTDLIDFESVLRFTLGSTVDPYAGVRLESQFVDQSDRTKDRYVNPLKITESAGIARVLIDEETRDLVIRLGGAARQFIDRDRLDPVTLERATETTNDLGLLFDAEFKTNLAGERITYGSKLTAFQAIYYSEADAISGLPNEDYWKSTDVKWENLFTAGITKYLMVSLYVELLYDKDVDLKGRFKEILALGVTYKFM from the coding sequence ATGATGCGCACACTGGCGATCCTGGCGATCGCGATCCTCATCGCCGCGGCACCCGCCGGCGCCGAACCGTGGAAGAAATCGGTGGAGGCCAACCTCACCCTCACGCAGAACGCCTACAGCGACAACTGGGTCGGCGGCGAGACGGGCGCGATCTCGTGGGCCTTCACCTCCGTCTCCCTCTTCGAGAAGCAGCTCGGCGACCTGATGCACAGCGGGAACACACTGAAGCTGCAGTTCGGGCAGACGCACAACCAGGACGTCGAGACGAAGAACTGGAGCCGCCCGGCCAAGTCGACCGACCTCATCGACTTCGAGTCGGTGCTCCGCTTCACGCTCGGGTCGACCGTCGATCCCTACGCCGGCGTGCGGCTCGAGTCGCAGTTCGTCGATCAGAGCGATCGGACGAAGGACCGCTACGTCAACCCGCTCAAGATCACCGAGAGCGCCGGTATCGCCCGCGTTCTCATCGACGAGGAGACGCGCGACCTCGTCATCCGCCTCGGCGGCGCGGCGCGCCAGTTCATCGACCGTGACCGGCTCGACCCGGTTACCCTCGAACGGGCCACCGAGACGACGAACGACCTCGGCCTGCTCTTCGATGCCGAGTTCAAGACGAACCTCGCCGGCGAGCGGATCACCTACGGGTCGAAGCTCACCGCCTTCCAGGCGATCTACTACTCCGAGGCGGACGCGATCTCGGGGCTGCCGAACGAGGATTACTGGAAATCCACCGACGTGAAGTGGGAGAACCTCTTCACCGCCGGGATCACGAAGTACCTCATGGTGAGCCTCTACGTGGAGCTGCTCTACGACAAGGACGTCGACCTGAAGGGGCGCTTCAAGGAGATCCTCGCCCTCGGCGTCACGTACAAGTTCATGTAG
- a CDS encoding radical SAM protein: MSSRLERIVFETTHRCPLDCRFCYAIWKRPGAPAPPPDGYARARRTLRRLFAVADIEHVVFSGGEPFCAPRFAELVIYCRMKGAAVTILTSGAASGPRDYVALAGLGVRHYEITLLAPGAAAHDRLTRTVGSWGRAVDAIRGVRAAGGTVTGGVVVTALNGDLLPGTLRLFAELGVRRVMLNRFNVGGEGIRHEAELQAGAARLRRFFGEADAAVAALGIQATANVCTPVCVLDPGDYPHIRFSSCRPHVTDRAFTLDTAGDLRFCNHSPVAAGNIFERSIGEILDSPYIRRWRTVVPESCAGCADWHRCYGGCRAASEQLGGSIEDADPLCCTLEANEPRRGDGLPGRATAD, encoded by the coding sequence ATGAGTAGCCGACTCGAACGGATCGTCTTCGAGACGACGCACCGCTGTCCGCTTGATTGTCGTTTCTGCTACGCGATCTGGAAGCGCCCCGGCGCGCCGGCACCGCCGCCGGACGGCTACGCCCGCGCCCGCCGGACGCTCCGGCGGCTCTTCGCCGTCGCCGACATCGAGCACGTCGTCTTCTCCGGCGGGGAGCCCTTCTGCGCGCCGCGTTTCGCCGAGCTCGTCATCTACTGCCGGATGAAGGGGGCCGCGGTGACGATCCTCACGAGCGGCGCGGCCTCGGGACCGCGTGATTACGTCGCGCTCGCCGGCCTCGGCGTCAGGCACTACGAGATCACCCTGCTCGCCCCCGGGGCGGCCGCGCACGACCGACTCACCCGCACCGTGGGCTCGTGGGGGCGGGCCGTCGATGCGATCCGCGGCGTGCGGGCGGCGGGCGGCACGGTCACGGGGGGCGTCGTCGTGACCGCGCTGAACGGCGATCTTCTTCCCGGAACCCTCCGGCTCTTCGCAGAACTCGGCGTGAGGCGCGTCATGCTCAACCGCTTCAACGTCGGCGGGGAGGGGATCCGGCACGAGGCCGAGCTCCAGGCGGGCGCCGCCCGGCTCCGGCGGTTCTTCGGCGAGGCGGACGCCGCCGTCGCCGCTCTCGGCATCCAGGCCACGGCGAACGTCTGCACCCCCGTCTGCGTCCTCGACCCCGGCGACTATCCACACATCCGCTTCTCCTCGTGCCGGCCGCACGTGACCGACCGCGCCTTCACGCTCGACACGGCGGGCGACCTGCGCTTCTGCAACCATTCCCCGGTGGCGGCTGGCAACATCTTCGAGCGGTCGATCGGGGAGATCCTCGACTCGCCCTACATCCGCCGGTGGCGCACGGTCGTGCCGGAGAGCTGCGCGGGCTGCGCCGACTGGCACCGCTGTTACGGCGGCTGCCGCGCCGCCAGCGAGCAGCTCGGCGGATCCATCGAGGACGCCGATCCCCTCTGTTGCACGCTCGAGGCGAACGAACCGCGCCGCGGCGATGGCCTTCCCGGCCGCGCGACCGCCGACTGA
- the ligA gene encoding NAD-dependent DNA ligase LigA, which produces MDRNEATGRIEALRKKIREHDRRYYVDAAPTIADAAYDALRRELARLEEAFPDLVTPDSPTQRVGAPPRSELPKVEHLRAMLSLESVVDTEEAREFDRRVLRGLGRERVDYVAEPKFDGLSLELVYEQGLLARAATRGDGQVGEEVTPNARTIDSVPLQLAGGAPPRLAVRGEALMQLADFRRLNRRMTELGQNAFANPRNAAAGSIRQLDSRITAERPLTFFAYGIMLISGAPAPATHAAELDLLATWGFRVDERRRRCPSIEEAIAFHAELAATRDDLPFEIDGVVVSVDERAAREALGERSRSPRWSIALKFEPRKEVTTVEEIVVQVGRTGKLTPVALLRPVDVSGVTVSRATLHNAGEVTRKDVRAGDTVRIQRAGDVIPAVVERIPREGETRAEPFLMPASCPACGAAVEKEGALHFCPNGLACPAQLRRGIEHFVSRGALDVTGLGTKSVGTFVERGLVRGVADLFRLRREDLVELEGFGDTSADSLLAALEKAKRIPLDRFLYALGIRNVGEHVARLLAARFGTLEAIAAADEEALLAVREVGPEVARRVVEFFGAVRSRGLLDELDGLGVEVLAVEQTDEPALLEGKTFVFTGSLERYTREEAGRIVEQLGGRAAKSVSKKTDYVVAGPGAGSKAEKARTLGVPVISEEEFAALVEATP; this is translated from the coding sequence ATGGACAGGAACGAGGCCACCGGGCGCATCGAGGCCCTGCGCAAAAAGATCCGCGAGCACGACCGCCGGTACTACGTCGACGCCGCGCCGACGATCGCCGATGCCGCCTACGACGCGCTCCGCCGCGAGCTCGCCCGGCTCGAGGAGGCATTCCCCGATCTCGTCACCCCCGATTCCCCCACGCAACGCGTCGGCGCGCCGCCCCGGAGCGAGCTGCCGAAGGTCGAGCACCTGCGGGCGATGTTGAGCCTCGAATCGGTCGTCGACACGGAGGAGGCGCGCGAGTTCGACCGCCGCGTACTGCGCGGCCTCGGCCGCGAGCGCGTCGACTATGTCGCCGAGCCGAAGTTCGACGGCCTCTCACTCGAGCTCGTCTACGAGCAGGGGCTGCTCGCGCGAGCCGCCACCCGCGGCGACGGCCAGGTCGGCGAGGAGGTCACTCCGAACGCGCGCACGATCGACTCGGTGCCGCTCCAGCTCGCCGGGGGCGCGCCGCCCCGACTCGCCGTCCGCGGCGAGGCGCTCATGCAGCTCGCCGACTTCCGCCGTCTCAACCGGCGAATGACCGAGCTCGGGCAGAACGCCTTCGCCAACCCGCGCAACGCCGCCGCCGGCTCGATCCGGCAGCTCGACTCGCGGATCACGGCCGAGCGCCCCCTCACCTTCTTCGCCTACGGGATCATGCTCATCTCGGGCGCGCCGGCGCCGGCCACGCACGCGGCCGAGCTCGATCTCCTCGCCACCTGGGGCTTCCGCGTGGACGAGCGCCGTCGCCGCTGCCCGTCGATCGAGGAGGCGATCGCCTTCCACGCCGAGCTGGCCGCGACGCGGGACGATCTCCCCTTCGAGATCGACGGCGTCGTCGTCAGCGTCGACGAGCGGGCGGCCCGCGAGGCGCTCGGCGAGCGCTCCCGCTCGCCCCGCTGGTCGATCGCCCTGAAGTTCGAGCCGCGCAAGGAGGTGACGACGGTCGAGGAGATCGTCGTGCAGGTGGGGCGCACGGGCAAGCTCACCCCGGTGGCCCTGCTGCGCCCGGTGGACGTGAGCGGCGTGACGGTGAGCCGCGCCACGCTCCACAACGCCGGCGAGGTGACGCGAAAGGACGTGCGGGCGGGAGACACGGTGCGTATCCAGCGCGCCGGCGACGTCATCCCCGCCGTCGTCGAGCGCATCCCGCGCGAGGGGGAGACGCGCGCCGAGCCTTTCCTCATGCCGGCGAGCTGCCCCGCCTGCGGCGCGGCGGTGGAAAAGGAGGGCGCGCTCCATTTCTGCCCGAACGGGCTCGCCTGCCCAGCGCAGCTCCGCCGCGGCATCGAGCACTTCGTCTCGCGCGGCGCCCTGGACGTGACGGGGCTCGGCACGAAATCGGTGGGGACGTTCGTCGAGCGCGGCCTCGTCCGCGGCGTCGCCGATCTCTTCCGCCTGCGCCGCGAGGATCTCGTCGAGCTCGAGGGGTTCGGGGACACCTCCGCCGACAGCCTCCTCGCCGCCCTCGAGAAGGCGAAGCGGATCCCCCTCGACCGCTTCCTCTACGCGCTGGGGATCAGGAATGTCGGCGAGCACGTCGCCCGGCTCCTCGCCGCCCGCTTCGGCACGCTCGAGGCGATCGCCGCGGCGGACGAGGAAGCGCTTCTCGCCGTGCGCGAGGTCGGCCCCGAGGTGGCGCGCCGCGTGGTGGAGTTCTTCGGCGCGGTGCGCTCGCGCGGGCTCCTCGACGAGCTAGACGGGCTCGGCGTCGAGGTGCTCGCCGTCGAGCAGACCGACGAACCGGCCCTCCTCGAGGGGAAGACGTTCGTCTTCACCGGATCGCTCGAACGCTACACGCGCGAGGAGGCAGGCCGCATCGTCGAGCAGCTCGGCGGGCGGGCCGCGAAGAGCGTCAGCAAGAAGACCGATTACGTCGTCGCGGGGCCGGGGGCCGGTTCGAAGGCGGAGAAGGCGCGCACGCTCGGCGTGCCGGTGATCTCGGAGGAGGAGTTCGCGGCCCTCGTCGAGGCTACTCCTTGA
- a CDS encoding propionyl-CoA synthetase — protein sequence MLFWPDLSDGCVSIRDFISFPGRGAWDRAIFLSEEDVVPGKYREAYRRSIKDPDGFWGEAAKGIDWYTEPAKVLDDSEKPFYRWFTGGELNTCFNALDRHVEGGRADQPALIYDSPVTGVVRTYTYGELLDEVSRFAGVLSSIGVRKGDRVVVYMPMIPQAAIAMLACARIGAIHSVVFGGFAAHELAIRIDDAKPRAIVSASCGIEGKKTIEYKPLLDKAIELAEHKPEHTIVFQREQATASMIAGRDLDWVEAMSGAEPASCVPVKATDPLYILYTSGTTGMPKGVVRDNGGHAVALAWSMKHVYDVEPGEVFWAASDVGWVVGHSYIVYAPLLAGCTTILYEGKPVGTPDAGVFWRVISEHGVKALFTAPTAFRAIKREDPNGELLAGHDLSRFRYLFLAGERLDPDTYNWARDLLGVPVIDHWWQTETGWAIVANCMGIEPMPVKAGSPTFPVPGYRVEIVDTEGKILDREEEGIVVIGLPLPPGCLPTLWENDRKYKESYIYPYDGYYFTGDGGYIDEDGYVFIMGRVDDVINVAGHRLSTGGMEEVIATHPDVAECAVLGVEDSFKGQLPLGFVVLKAGVDRDRAEIAAELVQMVRSEIGAVACFKKAIVVDRLPKTRSGKILRGTMRRIADGKEYKVPSTIGDPDTLPEIEAAVATVGYGRK from the coding sequence ATGTTGTTCTGGCCGGATTTGTCAGACGGCTGTGTATCGATTCGTGATTTCATCTCCTTTCCAGGCCGGGGAGCATGGGATCGCGCAATTTTTTTGTCCGAGGAGGATGTCGTGCCCGGGAAGTACCGCGAAGCGTACAGGCGATCGATCAAGGACCCCGACGGATTCTGGGGCGAGGCGGCGAAGGGGATCGACTGGTATACCGAGCCCGCGAAGGTGCTCGACGATTCAGAAAAGCCCTTCTACCGCTGGTTCACCGGCGGCGAGCTGAACACCTGCTTCAATGCCCTCGACCGCCACGTCGAGGGGGGCCGCGCCGACCAGCCCGCCCTCATCTACGACAGCCCCGTGACGGGCGTCGTCCGTACGTACACCTACGGCGAGCTTCTGGACGAGGTCTCGCGCTTCGCCGGCGTCCTCTCATCGATCGGCGTCCGGAAAGGCGACCGCGTGGTCGTCTACATGCCGATGATCCCCCAGGCGGCGATCGCGATGCTCGCCTGCGCGCGGATCGGCGCGATACACTCCGTGGTCTTCGGCGGCTTCGCCGCGCACGAGCTGGCCATCCGCATCGACGACGCGAAGCCCCGGGCGATCGTCTCGGCCTCCTGCGGGATCGAGGGCAAAAAGACGATCGAGTACAAGCCCCTCCTCGACAAGGCGATCGAGCTCGCCGAGCACAAGCCGGAGCACACGATCGTCTTCCAGCGCGAGCAGGCAACCGCATCGATGATCGCGGGCCGCGACCTCGACTGGGTCGAGGCGATGTCCGGCGCCGAGCCGGCTTCCTGCGTGCCGGTCAAGGCGACCGACCCCCTCTACATCCTCTACACCTCCGGCACGACGGGGATGCCGAAGGGGGTCGTCCGGGACAACGGCGGACACGCCGTCGCCCTCGCCTGGTCGATGAAGCATGTCTACGACGTCGAGCCGGGCGAGGTCTTCTGGGCGGCCTCCGACGTCGGCTGGGTCGTCGGCCATTCCTACATTGTCTACGCGCCGCTCCTCGCCGGCTGCACGACGATCCTCTACGAGGGCAAGCCCGTGGGCACGCCCGACGCCGGCGTCTTCTGGCGCGTCATCTCCGAGCACGGCGTGAAGGCGCTCTTCACCGCGCCGACCGCCTTCCGCGCGATCAAACGGGAGGACCCGAACGGCGAGCTGCTCGCCGGCCACGACCTCTCCCGCTTCAGGTATCTCTTCCTCGCCGGCGAGCGGCTCGATCCCGACACGTACAACTGGGCGCGCGACCTGCTCGGCGTCCCCGTCATCGACCACTGGTGGCAGACGGAGACGGGCTGGGCGATCGTCGCCAACTGCATGGGGATCGAGCCGATGCCCGTCAAGGCGGGATCGCCGACCTTCCCGGTGCCCGGATACCGCGTGGAGATCGTCGACACCGAGGGGAAGATCCTCGACCGCGAGGAGGAGGGGATCGTCGTCATCGGTCTCCCGCTGCCCCCGGGCTGCCTGCCGACGCTCTGGGAAAACGACCGAAAGTACAAGGAGTCGTACATCTATCCCTACGACGGCTACTACTTCACCGGCGACGGCGGCTACATCGACGAGGACGGCTACGTCTTCATCATGGGACGCGTGGACGACGTGATCAACGTCGCCGGGCACCGGCTCTCGACGGGCGGGATGGAGGAGGTCATCGCCACCCACCCGGATGTCGCCGAGTGCGCCGTCCTCGGCGTCGAGGACAGCTTCAAGGGGCAGCTCCCCCTCGGCTTCGTCGTCCTCAAGGCGGGGGTCGACCGCGACCGCGCGGAGATCGCGGCGGAACTCGTGCAGATGGTCCGCTCGGAGATCGGCGCCGTCGCCTGCTTCAAGAAGGCCATCGTCGTCGACCGGTTGCCCAAGACCCGCTCGGGCAAGATCCTCCGCGGGACGATGCGCAGGATCGCCGACGGCAAGGAGTACAAGGTGCCCTCGACGATCGGCGACCCGGACACCCTTCCCGAGATCGAGGCGGCCGTCGCGACGGTCGGCTACGGCAGGAAGTAG